The following are from one region of the Oncorhynchus nerka isolate Pitt River linkage group LG8, Oner_Uvic_2.0, whole genome shotgun sequence genome:
- the si:dkey-85k7.10 gene encoding LOW QUALITY PROTEIN: endonuclease domain-containing 1 protein (The sequence of the model RefSeq protein was modified relative to this genomic sequence to represent the inferred CDS: deleted 2 bases in 1 codon): protein MVTVKHLSIYSSLSLAVLLILGCVRESQAGVVEDFNHVERCKDSLYMGTPPRGYLLGNSLKKLCQRYEDKPRFVTLYDPHKHIPVYSAYTFKKSDGEKRVDFPWMFEPQLASEKGSSNMEPFPSPSHMHMNFEDSQAVLEDYADVVQYERGHLNPDEHQADPLDKASTYTLTNVVPQIREFNIGPWAEHEDLIRKRLNNYCRGKAYVITGVTTSGNMIRRDNLDRVAIPEYMWSAYCCTDYDQNAPYFLRYKFPAFGAYGLNDRVNNHLVEVPVKNLEKFLRGRMDVDKNFQIFYNDCVPDS, encoded by the exons ATGGTCACCGTGAAACACTTATCCATCTACTCTTCTCTGTCCCTGGCGGTCCTGCTGATACTGGGCTGTGTGCGAGAGTCCCAGGCCGGAGTGGTGGAGGACTTTAACCATGTGGAGCGCTGTAAGGACTCCCTGTACATGGGAACCCCACCTCGGGGCTACCTCCTCGGTAACTCCCTGAAGAAGCTCTGCCAGCGCTACGAGGACAAGCCCCGCTTCGTCAccctctacgacccccacaaacACATCCCTGTCTACTCGGCCTATACCTTCAAGAAGTCCGACGGCGAGAAGAGGGTCGACTTCCCCTGGATGTTCGAGCCACAG TTGGCATCAGAGAAGGGCAGTAGCAACATGGAGCCGTTCCCCAGTCCT TCCCACATGCACATGAACTTTGAGGACAGCCAGGCGGTGCTGGAGGACTATGCTGACGTGGTCCAGTACGAGAGAGGGCATCTCAACCCCGACGAGCACCAGGCTGATCCCCTGGACAAGGCCTCCACCTACACACTGACCAACGTGGTGCCCCAG ATCCGTGAGTTCAATATCGGGCCCTGGGCCGAGCACGAGGACCTCATCCGCAAGCGCCTCAACAACTACTGCCGCGGCAAAGCCTACGTGATCACCGGGGTCACAACCTCTGGGAACATGATCCGCCGTGACAACCTGGACCGCGTGGCCATTCCCGAGTACATGTGGTCGGCCTACTGTTGCACCGACTACGACCAGAACGCGCCCTACTTCCTGCGGTACAAGTTCCCGGCGTTCGGGGCCTACGGGCTGAATGACCGCGTCAACAACCACCTGGTGGAGGTTCCGGTGAAGAACCTGGAGAAGTTCCTCAGGGGAAGGATGGACGTGGACAAGAACTTCCAGATCTTCTACAACGACTGTGTGCCTGACTCATAG